One genomic region from Pyxicephalus adspersus chromosome 1, UCB_Pads_2.0, whole genome shotgun sequence encodes:
- the LOC140322947 gene encoding uncharacterized protein (The sequence of the model RefSeq protein was modified relative to this genomic sequence to represent the inferred CDS: added 267 bases not found in genome assembly) has translation MASSVSETLTITDSVSTAFMAESTTSSTSTEGVTTMLPSSSSMTTASAESTSFSSSNSPTGTSIATTVSSAQNLTTAPSVSTGSVSETLTSAGTMTSSVVETSAVTNSVTTASSTESATSFAPTGGVTTTLTQSTSASSASVESTLFATSLSPTDTSIVSVPQSGSTAISTTTTSEQLPLTTTTAYTQTGSSLSGTPTNSELSTPTSTAASTQSGPTTTSITNLSEQSTLSTTLASTHTGSTTTSTTAPFEQSTLTTTESTQPGSSSSSTTTISEQSTLTTTTASTQVGSNTTSETNTTLGATVSSQTGSTATSTTTVSEQSTSTAASMQSGSTTTSATTSTAASTQIGSNTTSTTTPSEQSTLTTTTASLQTGSTTNSTTAPSGQPVLTTTIASTQTESTTTNSTTTMSTTTTASSQTGSTETSTTTASEHSTSTSTAASTQSGSTTTSTTTPSEQSMLSTTPSSTQTGSSSTSTTILSEQSTLTTTTATTTQSGSSTTSTTTLSEQSSTIPTGSIQTGSTTASTTTPSEQPILATTTASTQTGFTANSTTTAMSTATTASSQTGSDTTSTTTTTEQSTSTAASMQSGSTTTSATTTTTASTQTGSLSTSTTILSEQSTLTPTTASTQVRSNTTSATTPSEPSTSTITTGSIQTGSTTISATTLSTTTASTQTGFTSTSTTMLTTTAASEQTAFSTNSTMTTLAVQSNSITGTTAAQTVANTTQSTTLPAISTAANNTSTTLTTSGNNTTTREATTAASTNTTTTTSPASTATNTTTTTTTTTTTTTTTIPTTTSTTASTPRITTTPSSLCANASVSIQLINVTSDFITIKLNKEGALANTDHTVTLSKDGNAINTITTTDSSVTFSGLLPSIQYAIYAQTNSCPQTAKFNTTVWTTAKIYTAQIRVINENYKEGYNDTNSEAFKDFEKNFIAELLKFLSATLQNYIKTGRMRVVLKNLRPGSVLVDYDIVTNVVDNFTVANIRQDFTDALNQSTVLQIDPKSYVYNAQNSCSGGFNGCSQYATCIPNGGSYNCQCWSGYFDSSPDVPGRQCEPDECANGKNTCSPNATCTKTTGSYQCKCKSGFEDQNPSSLGRICTDVDECKGTNDCFHLAYCTNTIGSYKCDCYPGIQDLNTTNPGHSCLDPVYCYGSQTLCSSNSACLDSKNTICASNQAFPSSVRLADHGFNKNYYNASSQDYIELSLLFTVNLTNYMKASLNVPNYQIIVVGFSPGSVIAYFTSLINSTNEISLTTYEAALKNGISKFSKDFSLSVMKPITTTPTEDNSWRTATIVMAVLLGALLLLMVLLAALWIYTKNKAGSFSPMKEIIGSSYRHL, from the exons ATGGCATCTTCAGTTTCTGAGACTTTAACTATTACTGATAGTGTATCAACAGCCTTCATGGCAGAGTCAACAACATCATCTACATCAACAGAAGGTGTTACCACAATGCTACCCTCAAGCTCTTCAATGACCACAGCTTCTGCAGAATCCACATCATTTTCCTCATCGAATAGCCCCACTGGCACTTCCATTGCTACTACAGTGAGCTCTGCACAAAATCTTACAACAGCCCCCTCTGTTTCTACTGGATCTGTCTCAGAAACATTAACAAGTGCTGGCACAATGACATCTTCAGTTGTCGAGACTTCAGCTGTTACTAATAGTGTGACAACAGCCTCCTCTACAGAGTCAGCTACATCATTTGCACCAACAGGGGGTGTTACCACAACTCTAACCCAAAGCACTTCAGCATCCTCAGCTTCTGTAGAATCCACATTGTTTGCAACTTCTTTAAGTCCAACTGATACATCCATTGTAAGTGTCCCACAATCAGGATCTACTGCAATCAGTACAACAACTACTTCAGAGCAATTACCATTGACAACAACAACAGCATACACACAAACGGGGTCTTCCTTAAGTGGTACACCAACCAATTCTGAATTATCAACCCCGACCTCAACAGCAGCATCCACACAGTCAGGGCCTACTACAACTAGTATAACAAACCTTTCTGAGCAATCAACATTGTCTACAACATTAGCATCCACACATACAGGGTCTACCACAACCAGTACAACAGCTCCTTTTGAGCAATCAACATTGACTACAACAGAATCCACACAACCAGGATCTTCCTCATCCAGCACAACAACCATTTCTGAGCAATCAACATTGACTACAACAACAGCATCCACACAAGTAGGGTCTAACACAACCAGTGAAACAAACACAACCTTGGGTGCAACTGTATCCTCACAAACAGGGTCCACTGCAACCAGTACAACAACCGTGTCTGAGCAATCAACCTCAACAGCAGCATCCATGCAATCAGGGTCTACTACAACCAGTGCAACAACCTCAACAGCAGCATCCACCCAAATAGGGTCTAACACAACCAGCACAACAACCCCTTCTGAGCAATCAACATTGACCACAACAACTGCATCCTTACAAACAGGGTCTACCACAAACAGTACAACAGCACCTTCAGGGCAACCAGTGTTGACCACAACAATTGCATCCACACAAACAGAGTCTACCACAACCAATTCAACAACTACAATGTCGACTACAACAACAGCATCCTCACAAACAGGGTCTACTGAAACAAGTACAACAACTGCTTCTGAACATTCAACATCGACTTCAACAGCAGCATCCACACAATCAGGATCTACTACAACCAGTACAACAACACCTTCTGAGCAGTCAATGTTGTCTACAACACCCTCATCCACACAAACAGGGTCTTCCTCAACCAGTACGACAATCCTTTCTGAGCAATCAACGTTGACTacaacaacagcaacaacaacacAATCAGGGTCCAGCACAACCAGTACAACAACCCTTTCTGAGCAATCATCAACCATACCAACAGGATCCATACAAACAGGGTCTACCACAGCCAGTACAACAACGCCTTCAGAGCAACCAATACTGGCCACAACAACTGCATCCACACAAACAGGGTTTACCGCAAACAGTACAACAACTGCAATGTCAACTGCAACAACTGCTTCCTCACAAACAGGGTCCGACACAACCAGTACAACAACCACTACTGAGCAATCAACCTCAACAGCAGCATCCATGCAATCAGGGTCTACTACAACCAGTGCAACAACCACAACAACAGCATCCACACAAACAGGGTCTTTATCAACCAGTACAACAATTCTTTCTGAGCAATCAACGTTGACTCCAACAACAGCATCCACACAAGTAAGGTCTAACACAACCAGTGCAACAACCCCTTCTGAGCCATCAACTTCAACCATAACAACTGGCTCCATACAAACAGGGTCCACCACAATCAGTGCAACAACCCTTTCAACAACAACCGCATCCACACAAACAGGGTTTACCTCTACCAGTACAACAATGTTGACTACAACAGCAGCATCTGAACAAACAGCCTTTAGTACAAACAGCACAATGACAACCCTGGCTGTACAATCAAACTCAATTACAGGAACTACAGCTGCACAAACTGTAGCAAATACAACACAGTCAACAACTCTGCCGGCAATTTCAACAGCAGCAAACAACACCAGTACAACACTGACCACTTCAGGGAACAATACTACCACAAGAGAAGCTACAACAGCTGCTTCAAcgaatactactactactactagccCTGCAAGTACTGCTACTAATACAACAACCACTACCACCACTACTACAACCACCACAACTACTACAATTCCAACAACAACCAGCACAACAGCATCAACTCCCAGAATAACTACGACACCATCTTCACTTTGCG caaACGCCTCAGTTTCCATACAGCTCATAAATGTCACCAGCGATTTTATAACAATTAAACTGAATAAAGAAGGAGCATTGGCAAATACTGACCACACTGTCACCCTGTCCAAAGACGGCAATGCTATCAACACAATTACTACGACTGATTCCAGTGTTACATTTTCAGGCCTTCTTCCATCAATACAGTATGCAATCTATGCCCAAACAAATTCTTGTCCTCAGACAGCGAAATTCAACACCACCGTCTGGACAA CCGCAAAAATATACACTGCACAAATCAGGGTGATCAATGAGAACTACAAGGAAGGTTATAACGATACAAACAGCGAAGCATTCAAAGACTTTGAGAAAAATTTCATTGCAGAG CTGCTTAAATTTCTGAGCGCCACCCTGCAAAACTATATTAAAACAGGCAGAATGCGGGTTGTGTTGAAGAATTTGAGGCCTGGTAGTGTCTTGGTGGATTATGATATTGTGACAAACGTTGTTGATAATTTCACAGTGGCGAATATAAGACAAGATTTCACCGATGCGCTGAACCAGAGCACAGTGCTGCAAATTGATCCAAAGTCATATGTATACAATG CCCAAAACAGCTGCTCTGGGGGTTTCAATGGATGCTCTCAATATGCCACCTGCATACCCAATGGTGGGTCATACAATTGCCAGTGCTGGAGTGGGTATTTCGATTCAAGCCCAGATGTTCCTGGAAGACAATGTGAACCAG atcCTGTGTACTGCTATGGCAGTCAAACTTTATGTTCCTCCAACTCTGCTTGTCTGGATTCCAAAAACACAATTTGTGCAA GTAACCAAGCTTTTCCATCCAGTGTACGATTGGCAGATCACGGATTTAATAAGAATTATTATAATGCCTCCAGCCAGGATTACATTGAACTCAGTCTCCTTTTTACTGTCAAT ctCACCAATTACATGAAAGCGAGTCTGAATGTCCCCAACTACCAGATCATTGTAGTTGGCTTCAGCCCGGGCAGTGTGATTGCCTACTTCACATCCCTGATAAACTCGACTAATGAAATCAGCCTCACCACCTACGAGGCAGCACTGAAAAATGGCATCAGTAAATTTTCCAAGGACTTCTCACTCTCCGTCATGAAGC caataACCACAACccccacagaagacaacagttgGAGGACTGCCACTATTGTCATGGCTGTTCTTCTTGGGGCACTGCTGCTATTAATGGTCCTTTTGGCAGCCTTGTGGATCTACACCAAGAACAAAGCCGGGTCATTCTCTCCAATGAAGGAAATCATAGGGTCGTCTTATAGGCACTTATAG